The following proteins are encoded in a genomic region of Ursus arctos isolate Adak ecotype North America unplaced genomic scaffold, UrsArc2.0 scaffold_32, whole genome shotgun sequence:
- the KIAA1522 gene encoding uncharacterized protein KIAA1522 homolog isoform X2 — protein MGNSHHKRKAPSGPRARSFWRFGRSAKRPAGSAKAESDKRLSVGPGQGPGSLVDEHQDNVFFPSGRPPHLEELHTQAQEGLRSLQHQEKQKLNKGGWDHGDTQSIQSSRMGPDEDSISFCSQTTSYTAESSTAEDALSIRSEMIQRKGSTFRPHDSFSKSSGKSGRRRRERRSTVLGLPQHVQKELGLRHEREAPGTPRPPGPRDAVRIPTVDGRPAGPASGTGARVSLQALEAQAEAGAEAEAMLQRHIDRIYRDDTLVGRSTGARPPPVTRPMSLAVPGLTGGAGPPEPLSPAMSISPQATYLSKLIPHAVLPPTVDVVALGRCSLRTLSRCSLLSASPASVRSLGRFSSASSPRPRSRHPSSSSDTWSHSQSSETIVSDGSTLSSKGGSEGRPEGSVASSSVAPPPQGGSGRGSPSGGSTAEASDTVSIRSSGQLSGRSVSLRKLKRPPPPPRRTYSLHQRGSAAPDGPLGLPPKPERKQQPQLPRPPTTGGSEGMGAAPCPSHSAGTWVPGLSPGGSRRPPRSPERTLSPSSGYSSQSGTPTLPPKGLTGAPPSPGRAQPPKPERVTSLRSPGASVSSSLTSLCSSSSDPAPSDRSGTQMSTTMGDRFAIPPHPKVPAPFSPPPSKSKSPNQAAPAPVTPAVVPGPVSTTDMSPEPWPTLQTSLVPPQESPIASKDKSPPPSPPPSYHPPPPPTKKPEVVEAPSAPETAEEPLQDPNWPPPPPPAPEEQDLSMADFPPPEEAFFSLAGPEPAGPSDSPEPVRSLAASSSVAVSSQSQLLGSPEPPPAPPAPPPAGSGPGLLAKVPRKEPVGCSKGSAAPREDAGAPLVTPSLLQMVRLRSVGTPAVAASPATGPSAPQKPLRRALSGRASPAPATSSGLHAAVRLKASSLAAGKDPGSAQPNGPPEAEPRSPQSPASMASFIFSKGTKKLQLERPVSPEAQADLQRNLVAELRTISEQRPSQAPKKPPKAPPPVARKPSVGVPPSPSPTFPRAESLPAPPTNGLLHAEDRTKGELAENGSVGQLVGSEEQKLGPPGSDPQKELV, from the exons ATGGGCAACTCACACCACAAGAGGAAGGCCCCCAGCGGCCCCCGGGCCCGCAGCTTCTGGCGGTTCGGGCGGTCGGCGAAGCGGCCGGCAG GCTCTGCCAAGGCTGAGAGCGACAAACGTCTGAGTGTGGGGCCTGGCCAGGGGCCAGGGTCTCTAGTGGATGAGCACCAGGACAATGTCTTCTTCCCCAGCGGGCGGCCGCCTCACCTGGAAGAGCTGCACACACAGGCCCAGGAGGGTCTCCGTTCCCTACAGCACCAAG aaaaacagaaactgaatAAGGGTGGCTGGGACCATGGAGACACCCAGAGCATCCAG TCTTCCCGGATGGGGCCGGACGAGGATAGCATCTCCTTCTGCAGCCAGACCACGTCCTACACGGCTGAGAGCTCCACAGCAGAGGACGCGCTCTCCATCCGCTCAGAGATGATCCAGCGCAAAG GTTCTACCTTCCGACCCCATGACTCATTTTCCAAATCATCTGGGAAGTCGGGGCGGCGGCGCCGGGAGAGGCGGAGCACGGTGCTGGGACTGCCGCAGCACGTGCAGAAGGAGCTCG GCCTGCGGCATGAGCGTGAGGCACCAGGTACCCCTCGGCCTCCTGGTCCTCGGGATGCAGTACGCATCCCCACGGTGGATGGCCGTCCCGCGGGCCCGGCCTCGGGGACCGGCGCCCGGGTGTCCCTGCAGGCGCTGGAGGCACAGgccgaggctggggctgaggCGGAGGCCATGCTGCAGCGCCACATTGACCGTATCTACCGGGATGACACCCTCGTCGGTCGGTCCACGGGGGCCCGGCCCCCGCCGGTGACCCGGCCCATGTCCCTCGCGGTGCCCGGACTGACAGGAGGGGCCGGGCCTCCAGAGCCCCTGAGCCCAGCCATGTCCATCTCGCCCCAGGCCACCTACTTGTCGAAACTGATCCCGCACGCTGTCCTGCCACCCACCGTGGACGTGGTGGCGCTGGGCCGCTGCAGCCTGCGCACGCTGAGCCGCTGCAGCCTGCTGTCGGCCAGCCCGGCCTCTGTGCGCTCGCTGGGCCGCTTCTCCTCGGCCTCCAGCCCACGGCCCCGCAGCCGCCACCCTTCCTCCTCCAGTGACACCTGGAGCCACTCTCAGTCCTCGGAGACCATTGTGTCTGATGGCTCCACCCTCTCCTCGAAGGGCGGCTCCGAGGGCCGGCCCGAGGGCTCTGTGGCTAGCAGTAGTgtggcaccccctccccagggggGCAGCGGGAGGGGCTCTCCCAGCGGAGGCAGCACAGCCGAGGCCTCAGACACCGTCAGCATCCGGAGCAGTGGGCAGTTGTCCGGCCGGAGTGTGTCCCTGCGTAAGCTGAAGcggccccccccacctccccgccgGACCTACTCCCTGCATCAGCGGGGCTCGGCGGCCCCCGATGGGCCCTTGGGGTTGCCGCCCAAGCCTGAGCGGAAGCAGCAGCCGCAGCTGCCCCGGCCGCCCACCACTGGTGGGTCAGAAGGGATGGGGGCGGccccctgtccctcccactcagcgggcacctgggtgcctggctTGTCTCCAGGGGGCTCCCGGCGTCCCCCACGCTCCCCAGAACGGACGCTCTCACCCTCCAGTGGGTACTCGAGCCAAAGTGGTACCCCTACCCTCCCTCCCAAGGGTCTCACCGGGGCCCCTCCTTCCCCGGGCAGGGCCCAACCCCCTAAACCAGAGCGTGTCACTTCCCTTCGCTCTCCTGgggcctctgtctcctcctccctcacgTCTCTGTGCTCCTCATCCTCTGACCCAGCCCCCTCAGACCGTTCTGGTACACAGATGTCAACCACCATGGGTGACAGGTTTGCCATACCTCCTCACCCCAAGGTgcctgcccccttctccccacccccttccaagTCCAAGAGTCCTAACCAAGCTGCCCCTGCTCCGGTTACTCCTGCCGTGGTCCCTGGGCCCGTCTCTACCACTGATATGAGTCCTGAGCCTTGGCCAACTCTGCAGACATCCCTCGTCCCACCACAGGAGTCTCCCATTGCCTCCAAAGACAAGTCACCCCCACCGTCCCCGCCCCCATCTTAtcatcctcctcccccacccactaaGAAGCCAGAGGTGGTTGAGGCCCCGTCTGCCCCAGAGACTGCTGAGGAGCCCCTCCAAGACCCCAActggcccccacccccgcctcctgCACCCGAGGAACAGGACCTGTCCATGGCTGACTTCCCCCCACCCGAGGAGGCCTTTTTCTCCTTGGCTGGCCCTGAGCCTGCAGGCCCTTCCGACTCCCCAGAGCCTGTCAGATCCCTGGCTGCTTCATCCTCGGTTGCGGTCTCTTCCCAGAGCCAGCTGCTCGGTTCCCCAGAGCCgcctccagccccaccagccccGCCTCCTGCTGGTTCTGGCCCAGGGCTTCTGGCCAAGGTCCCTCGGAAGGAGCCGGTGGGCTGCAGCAAAGGCAGTGCGGCTCCCAGGGAGGACGCTGGTGCGCCCCTGGTCACCCCCTCGCTCCTGCAGATGGTGCGGCTGCGCTCTGTGGGCACCCCTGCGGTAGCTGCGAGCCCGGCGACCGGGCCGTCGGCCCCCCAGAAGCCGCTGCGAAGGGCGCTGTCAGGGCGGGCCAGCCCGGCACCTGCCACCTCCTCAGGGCTCCATGCCGCCGTCCGACTCAAAGCCTCCAGTCTGGCTGCCGGCAAGGACCCTGGGAGCGCCCAGCCCAATGGACCACCGGAGGCCGAGCCACGGTCTCCCCAGTCCCCTGCCTCTATGGCCAGCTTCATCTTCTCCAAGGGCACCAAGAAGCTGCAGCTGGAGCGGCCGGTGTCCCCTGAGGCCCAGGCTGACCTCCAGCGGAATCTGGTGGCTGAACTTCGGACCATCTCGGAGCAGCGGCCATCCCAGGCCCCAAAGAAGCCACCTAAAGCTCCCCCACCGGTGGCCCGCAAGCCCTCTGTGGGggtcccaccctccccctcccccacctttcctCGGGCTGAgtcccttcctgctcctcccacCAACGGGCTCCTTCATGCTGAGGACAGGACTAAGGGGGAGCTGGCGGAGAACGGAAGTGTCGGGCAGCTGGTGGGCTCGGAGGAGCAGAAGCTGGGCCCACCTGGCTCAG ACCCACAGAAAGAGCTGGTCTGA
- the KIAA1522 gene encoding uncharacterized protein KIAA1522 homolog isoform X1, whose translation MAASAPPAAPAADEPGGPGGPPRRKKSRSGASGLRRAFSWLRGKRRKKKAAGAEGAESAAPRAKKADDKARRAKGKGRGSAKAESDKRLSVGPGQGPGSLVDEHQDNVFFPSGRPPHLEELHTQAQEGLRSLQHQEKQKLNKGGWDHGDTQSIQSSRMGPDEDSISFCSQTTSYTAESSTAEDALSIRSEMIQRKGSTFRPHDSFSKSSGKSGRRRRERRSTVLGLPQHVQKELGLRHEREAPGTPRPPGPRDAVRIPTVDGRPAGPASGTGARVSLQALEAQAEAGAEAEAMLQRHIDRIYRDDTLVGRSTGARPPPVTRPMSLAVPGLTGGAGPPEPLSPAMSISPQATYLSKLIPHAVLPPTVDVVALGRCSLRTLSRCSLLSASPASVRSLGRFSSASSPRPRSRHPSSSSDTWSHSQSSETIVSDGSTLSSKGGSEGRPEGSVASSSVAPPPQGGSGRGSPSGGSTAEASDTVSIRSSGQLSGRSVSLRKLKRPPPPPRRTYSLHQRGSAAPDGPLGLPPKPERKQQPQLPRPPTTGGSEGMGAAPCPSHSAGTWVPGLSPGGSRRPPRSPERTLSPSSGYSSQSGTPTLPPKGLTGAPPSPGRAQPPKPERVTSLRSPGASVSSSLTSLCSSSSDPAPSDRSGTQMSTTMGDRFAIPPHPKVPAPFSPPPSKSKSPNQAAPAPVTPAVVPGPVSTTDMSPEPWPTLQTSLVPPQESPIASKDKSPPPSPPPSYHPPPPPTKKPEVVEAPSAPETAEEPLQDPNWPPPPPPAPEEQDLSMADFPPPEEAFFSLAGPEPAGPSDSPEPVRSLAASSSVAVSSQSQLLGSPEPPPAPPAPPPAGSGPGLLAKVPRKEPVGCSKGSAAPREDAGAPLVTPSLLQMVRLRSVGTPAVAASPATGPSAPQKPLRRALSGRASPAPATSSGLHAAVRLKASSLAAGKDPGSAQPNGPPEAEPRSPQSPASMASFIFSKGTKKLQLERPVSPEAQADLQRNLVAELRTISEQRPSQAPKKPPKAPPPVARKPSVGVPPSPSPTFPRAESLPAPPTNGLLHAEDRTKGELAENGSVGQLVGSEEQKLGPPGSDPQKELV comes from the exons GCTCTGCCAAGGCTGAGAGCGACAAACGTCTGAGTGTGGGGCCTGGCCAGGGGCCAGGGTCTCTAGTGGATGAGCACCAGGACAATGTCTTCTTCCCCAGCGGGCGGCCGCCTCACCTGGAAGAGCTGCACACACAGGCCCAGGAGGGTCTCCGTTCCCTACAGCACCAAG aaaaacagaaactgaatAAGGGTGGCTGGGACCATGGAGACACCCAGAGCATCCAG TCTTCCCGGATGGGGCCGGACGAGGATAGCATCTCCTTCTGCAGCCAGACCACGTCCTACACGGCTGAGAGCTCCACAGCAGAGGACGCGCTCTCCATCCGCTCAGAGATGATCCAGCGCAAAG GTTCTACCTTCCGACCCCATGACTCATTTTCCAAATCATCTGGGAAGTCGGGGCGGCGGCGCCGGGAGAGGCGGAGCACGGTGCTGGGACTGCCGCAGCACGTGCAGAAGGAGCTCG GCCTGCGGCATGAGCGTGAGGCACCAGGTACCCCTCGGCCTCCTGGTCCTCGGGATGCAGTACGCATCCCCACGGTGGATGGCCGTCCCGCGGGCCCGGCCTCGGGGACCGGCGCCCGGGTGTCCCTGCAGGCGCTGGAGGCACAGgccgaggctggggctgaggCGGAGGCCATGCTGCAGCGCCACATTGACCGTATCTACCGGGATGACACCCTCGTCGGTCGGTCCACGGGGGCCCGGCCCCCGCCGGTGACCCGGCCCATGTCCCTCGCGGTGCCCGGACTGACAGGAGGGGCCGGGCCTCCAGAGCCCCTGAGCCCAGCCATGTCCATCTCGCCCCAGGCCACCTACTTGTCGAAACTGATCCCGCACGCTGTCCTGCCACCCACCGTGGACGTGGTGGCGCTGGGCCGCTGCAGCCTGCGCACGCTGAGCCGCTGCAGCCTGCTGTCGGCCAGCCCGGCCTCTGTGCGCTCGCTGGGCCGCTTCTCCTCGGCCTCCAGCCCACGGCCCCGCAGCCGCCACCCTTCCTCCTCCAGTGACACCTGGAGCCACTCTCAGTCCTCGGAGACCATTGTGTCTGATGGCTCCACCCTCTCCTCGAAGGGCGGCTCCGAGGGCCGGCCCGAGGGCTCTGTGGCTAGCAGTAGTgtggcaccccctccccagggggGCAGCGGGAGGGGCTCTCCCAGCGGAGGCAGCACAGCCGAGGCCTCAGACACCGTCAGCATCCGGAGCAGTGGGCAGTTGTCCGGCCGGAGTGTGTCCCTGCGTAAGCTGAAGcggccccccccacctccccgccgGACCTACTCCCTGCATCAGCGGGGCTCGGCGGCCCCCGATGGGCCCTTGGGGTTGCCGCCCAAGCCTGAGCGGAAGCAGCAGCCGCAGCTGCCCCGGCCGCCCACCACTGGTGGGTCAGAAGGGATGGGGGCGGccccctgtccctcccactcagcgggcacctgggtgcctggctTGTCTCCAGGGGGCTCCCGGCGTCCCCCACGCTCCCCAGAACGGACGCTCTCACCCTCCAGTGGGTACTCGAGCCAAAGTGGTACCCCTACCCTCCCTCCCAAGGGTCTCACCGGGGCCCCTCCTTCCCCGGGCAGGGCCCAACCCCCTAAACCAGAGCGTGTCACTTCCCTTCGCTCTCCTGgggcctctgtctcctcctccctcacgTCTCTGTGCTCCTCATCCTCTGACCCAGCCCCCTCAGACCGTTCTGGTACACAGATGTCAACCACCATGGGTGACAGGTTTGCCATACCTCCTCACCCCAAGGTgcctgcccccttctccccacccccttccaagTCCAAGAGTCCTAACCAAGCTGCCCCTGCTCCGGTTACTCCTGCCGTGGTCCCTGGGCCCGTCTCTACCACTGATATGAGTCCTGAGCCTTGGCCAACTCTGCAGACATCCCTCGTCCCACCACAGGAGTCTCCCATTGCCTCCAAAGACAAGTCACCCCCACCGTCCCCGCCCCCATCTTAtcatcctcctcccccacccactaaGAAGCCAGAGGTGGTTGAGGCCCCGTCTGCCCCAGAGACTGCTGAGGAGCCCCTCCAAGACCCCAActggcccccacccccgcctcctgCACCCGAGGAACAGGACCTGTCCATGGCTGACTTCCCCCCACCCGAGGAGGCCTTTTTCTCCTTGGCTGGCCCTGAGCCTGCAGGCCCTTCCGACTCCCCAGAGCCTGTCAGATCCCTGGCTGCTTCATCCTCGGTTGCGGTCTCTTCCCAGAGCCAGCTGCTCGGTTCCCCAGAGCCgcctccagccccaccagccccGCCTCCTGCTGGTTCTGGCCCAGGGCTTCTGGCCAAGGTCCCTCGGAAGGAGCCGGTGGGCTGCAGCAAAGGCAGTGCGGCTCCCAGGGAGGACGCTGGTGCGCCCCTGGTCACCCCCTCGCTCCTGCAGATGGTGCGGCTGCGCTCTGTGGGCACCCCTGCGGTAGCTGCGAGCCCGGCGACCGGGCCGTCGGCCCCCCAGAAGCCGCTGCGAAGGGCGCTGTCAGGGCGGGCCAGCCCGGCACCTGCCACCTCCTCAGGGCTCCATGCCGCCGTCCGACTCAAAGCCTCCAGTCTGGCTGCCGGCAAGGACCCTGGGAGCGCCCAGCCCAATGGACCACCGGAGGCCGAGCCACGGTCTCCCCAGTCCCCTGCCTCTATGGCCAGCTTCATCTTCTCCAAGGGCACCAAGAAGCTGCAGCTGGAGCGGCCGGTGTCCCCTGAGGCCCAGGCTGACCTCCAGCGGAATCTGGTGGCTGAACTTCGGACCATCTCGGAGCAGCGGCCATCCCAGGCCCCAAAGAAGCCACCTAAAGCTCCCCCACCGGTGGCCCGCAAGCCCTCTGTGGGggtcccaccctccccctcccccacctttcctCGGGCTGAgtcccttcctgctcctcccacCAACGGGCTCCTTCATGCTGAGGACAGGACTAAGGGGGAGCTGGCGGAGAACGGAAGTGTCGGGCAGCTGGTGGGCTCGGAGGAGCAGAAGCTGGGCCCACCTGGCTCAG ACCCACAGAAAGAGCTGGTCTGA
- the KIAA1522 gene encoding uncharacterized protein KIAA1522 homolog isoform X3: MVVFLGRRLPVLLGLFKKKGSAKAESDKRLSVGPGQGPGSLVDEHQDNVFFPSGRPPHLEELHTQAQEGLRSLQHQEKQKLNKGGWDHGDTQSIQSSRMGPDEDSISFCSQTTSYTAESSTAEDALSIRSEMIQRKGSTFRPHDSFSKSSGKSGRRRRERRSTVLGLPQHVQKELGLRHEREAPGTPRPPGPRDAVRIPTVDGRPAGPASGTGARVSLQALEAQAEAGAEAEAMLQRHIDRIYRDDTLVGRSTGARPPPVTRPMSLAVPGLTGGAGPPEPLSPAMSISPQATYLSKLIPHAVLPPTVDVVALGRCSLRTLSRCSLLSASPASVRSLGRFSSASSPRPRSRHPSSSSDTWSHSQSSETIVSDGSTLSSKGGSEGRPEGSVASSSVAPPPQGGSGRGSPSGGSTAEASDTVSIRSSGQLSGRSVSLRKLKRPPPPPRRTYSLHQRGSAAPDGPLGLPPKPERKQQPQLPRPPTTGGSEGMGAAPCPSHSAGTWVPGLSPGGSRRPPRSPERTLSPSSGYSSQSGTPTLPPKGLTGAPPSPGRAQPPKPERVTSLRSPGASVSSSLTSLCSSSSDPAPSDRSGTQMSTTMGDRFAIPPHPKVPAPFSPPPSKSKSPNQAAPAPVTPAVVPGPVSTTDMSPEPWPTLQTSLVPPQESPIASKDKSPPPSPPPSYHPPPPPTKKPEVVEAPSAPETAEEPLQDPNWPPPPPPAPEEQDLSMADFPPPEEAFFSLAGPEPAGPSDSPEPVRSLAASSSVAVSSQSQLLGSPEPPPAPPAPPPAGSGPGLLAKVPRKEPVGCSKGSAAPREDAGAPLVTPSLLQMVRLRSVGTPAVAASPATGPSAPQKPLRRALSGRASPAPATSSGLHAAVRLKASSLAAGKDPGSAQPNGPPEAEPRSPQSPASMASFIFSKGTKKLQLERPVSPEAQADLQRNLVAELRTISEQRPSQAPKKPPKAPPPVARKPSVGVPPSPSPTFPRAESLPAPPTNGLLHAEDRTKGELAENGSVGQLVGSEEQKLGPPGSDPQKELV; the protein is encoded by the exons ATGGTGGTGTTCCTGGGCCGCCGCCTCCCGGTGCTCCTTGGGCTCTTTAAAAAGAAGG GCTCTGCCAAGGCTGAGAGCGACAAACGTCTGAGTGTGGGGCCTGGCCAGGGGCCAGGGTCTCTAGTGGATGAGCACCAGGACAATGTCTTCTTCCCCAGCGGGCGGCCGCCTCACCTGGAAGAGCTGCACACACAGGCCCAGGAGGGTCTCCGTTCCCTACAGCACCAAG aaaaacagaaactgaatAAGGGTGGCTGGGACCATGGAGACACCCAGAGCATCCAG TCTTCCCGGATGGGGCCGGACGAGGATAGCATCTCCTTCTGCAGCCAGACCACGTCCTACACGGCTGAGAGCTCCACAGCAGAGGACGCGCTCTCCATCCGCTCAGAGATGATCCAGCGCAAAG GTTCTACCTTCCGACCCCATGACTCATTTTCCAAATCATCTGGGAAGTCGGGGCGGCGGCGCCGGGAGAGGCGGAGCACGGTGCTGGGACTGCCGCAGCACGTGCAGAAGGAGCTCG GCCTGCGGCATGAGCGTGAGGCACCAGGTACCCCTCGGCCTCCTGGTCCTCGGGATGCAGTACGCATCCCCACGGTGGATGGCCGTCCCGCGGGCCCGGCCTCGGGGACCGGCGCCCGGGTGTCCCTGCAGGCGCTGGAGGCACAGgccgaggctggggctgaggCGGAGGCCATGCTGCAGCGCCACATTGACCGTATCTACCGGGATGACACCCTCGTCGGTCGGTCCACGGGGGCCCGGCCCCCGCCGGTGACCCGGCCCATGTCCCTCGCGGTGCCCGGACTGACAGGAGGGGCCGGGCCTCCAGAGCCCCTGAGCCCAGCCATGTCCATCTCGCCCCAGGCCACCTACTTGTCGAAACTGATCCCGCACGCTGTCCTGCCACCCACCGTGGACGTGGTGGCGCTGGGCCGCTGCAGCCTGCGCACGCTGAGCCGCTGCAGCCTGCTGTCGGCCAGCCCGGCCTCTGTGCGCTCGCTGGGCCGCTTCTCCTCGGCCTCCAGCCCACGGCCCCGCAGCCGCCACCCTTCCTCCTCCAGTGACACCTGGAGCCACTCTCAGTCCTCGGAGACCATTGTGTCTGATGGCTCCACCCTCTCCTCGAAGGGCGGCTCCGAGGGCCGGCCCGAGGGCTCTGTGGCTAGCAGTAGTgtggcaccccctccccagggggGCAGCGGGAGGGGCTCTCCCAGCGGAGGCAGCACAGCCGAGGCCTCAGACACCGTCAGCATCCGGAGCAGTGGGCAGTTGTCCGGCCGGAGTGTGTCCCTGCGTAAGCTGAAGcggccccccccacctccccgccgGACCTACTCCCTGCATCAGCGGGGCTCGGCGGCCCCCGATGGGCCCTTGGGGTTGCCGCCCAAGCCTGAGCGGAAGCAGCAGCCGCAGCTGCCCCGGCCGCCCACCACTGGTGGGTCAGAAGGGATGGGGGCGGccccctgtccctcccactcagcgggcacctgggtgcctggctTGTCTCCAGGGGGCTCCCGGCGTCCCCCACGCTCCCCAGAACGGACGCTCTCACCCTCCAGTGGGTACTCGAGCCAAAGTGGTACCCCTACCCTCCCTCCCAAGGGTCTCACCGGGGCCCCTCCTTCCCCGGGCAGGGCCCAACCCCCTAAACCAGAGCGTGTCACTTCCCTTCGCTCTCCTGgggcctctgtctcctcctccctcacgTCTCTGTGCTCCTCATCCTCTGACCCAGCCCCCTCAGACCGTTCTGGTACACAGATGTCAACCACCATGGGTGACAGGTTTGCCATACCTCCTCACCCCAAGGTgcctgcccccttctccccacccccttccaagTCCAAGAGTCCTAACCAAGCTGCCCCTGCTCCGGTTACTCCTGCCGTGGTCCCTGGGCCCGTCTCTACCACTGATATGAGTCCTGAGCCTTGGCCAACTCTGCAGACATCCCTCGTCCCACCACAGGAGTCTCCCATTGCCTCCAAAGACAAGTCACCCCCACCGTCCCCGCCCCCATCTTAtcatcctcctcccccacccactaaGAAGCCAGAGGTGGTTGAGGCCCCGTCTGCCCCAGAGACTGCTGAGGAGCCCCTCCAAGACCCCAActggcccccacccccgcctcctgCACCCGAGGAACAGGACCTGTCCATGGCTGACTTCCCCCCACCCGAGGAGGCCTTTTTCTCCTTGGCTGGCCCTGAGCCTGCAGGCCCTTCCGACTCCCCAGAGCCTGTCAGATCCCTGGCTGCTTCATCCTCGGTTGCGGTCTCTTCCCAGAGCCAGCTGCTCGGTTCCCCAGAGCCgcctccagccccaccagccccGCCTCCTGCTGGTTCTGGCCCAGGGCTTCTGGCCAAGGTCCCTCGGAAGGAGCCGGTGGGCTGCAGCAAAGGCAGTGCGGCTCCCAGGGAGGACGCTGGTGCGCCCCTGGTCACCCCCTCGCTCCTGCAGATGGTGCGGCTGCGCTCTGTGGGCACCCCTGCGGTAGCTGCGAGCCCGGCGACCGGGCCGTCGGCCCCCCAGAAGCCGCTGCGAAGGGCGCTGTCAGGGCGGGCCAGCCCGGCACCTGCCACCTCCTCAGGGCTCCATGCCGCCGTCCGACTCAAAGCCTCCAGTCTGGCTGCCGGCAAGGACCCTGGGAGCGCCCAGCCCAATGGACCACCGGAGGCCGAGCCACGGTCTCCCCAGTCCCCTGCCTCTATGGCCAGCTTCATCTTCTCCAAGGGCACCAAGAAGCTGCAGCTGGAGCGGCCGGTGTCCCCTGAGGCCCAGGCTGACCTCCAGCGGAATCTGGTGGCTGAACTTCGGACCATCTCGGAGCAGCGGCCATCCCAGGCCCCAAAGAAGCCACCTAAAGCTCCCCCACCGGTGGCCCGCAAGCCCTCTGTGGGggtcccaccctccccctcccccacctttcctCGGGCTGAgtcccttcctgctcctcccacCAACGGGCTCCTTCATGCTGAGGACAGGACTAAGGGGGAGCTGGCGGAGAACGGAAGTGTCGGGCAGCTGGTGGGCTCGGAGGAGCAGAAGCTGGGCCCACCTGGCTCAG ACCCACAGAAAGAGCTGGTCTGA